One window of the Oncorhynchus mykiss isolate Arlee chromosome 5, USDA_OmykA_1.1, whole genome shotgun sequence genome contains the following:
- the LOC118964657 gene encoding uncharacterized protein LOC118964657, with product MTTSGTSNAARGFEANIDAEERDTISCFDVPQSIVCDQNSTSPDVASLSTPSTVNLVGDDDFTGLISMLVVRLLSKIQTQTDLYPTDVTRTSQDLIPKVIAAFCAWSGCSETQAYPKNLKSHKVYSTVYKHLLKEFGSEKILQLAVSTQDSTFNRILVKSLSKELLHSCNEASRAASRTSFEATRPEALLMAEDVKATRGKLSFLQRLARLKFNLKPFMMGNKKNSRHSESKDQTTAEEIMLAHPATFGLPEGLPSTSQQEKPRKRPLLIRMFSTISIGLSKPFKRFSKQA from the exons atgacaacaagtgggacctccaatgctgcacgAGGCTTTGAGGCCAACATAGATGCTGAGGAAAGGGATACCATCAGTTGTTTCGATGTACCTCAGAGCATTGTTTGTGATCAGAATTCAACCAGCCCGGATGTTGCCTCGCTTTCAACCCCATCCACTGTTAACTTAGTCGGTGATGATGACTTCACcggcctcatcagcatgttagtggtgagacttctgtcaaaaatccaaacccaaactgatctgtacccaactgacgtcacacgcacgtcacaagacctgattccaaaagttatagctgccttctgtgcatggtcaggctgctctgagacccaagcttatcccaagaacctgaagagtcacaaagtatacagcaccgtctacaaacatctgttgaaggagtttggctcagagaaaatactccaactggccgtgtcgactcaggactcCACTTTCAATAGGATTCTTGTGAAGTCATTGAGCAAGGAGCTTCTCCACAGTTGTAACGAGGCATCAAGAGCAGCCTCAAGAACATCTTTCGAAGCCACCAGGCCAGAAGCTCTTCTCATGGCTGAAGATGTGAAGGCTACCAGAGGGAAGCTGTCTTTCCTACAAAGGCTTGCCAGACTGAAATTCAACTTAAAG ccattcatgatgggaaacaagaagaattcccgccattctgaatccaaagaccagactactgctgaagagatcatgt TGGCACATCCTGCCACGTTTGGACTCCCAGAgggtcttccctccacctctcaacaggagaagcctcgcaaacgtccccttctaatcaggatgttttccaccatctccataggcctatccaagccattcaaacggttttcaaagcaagcttaa
- the LOC118964659 gene encoding uncharacterized protein LOC118964659, protein MTTSGTSNAAQGFEANIDAEESCFGVPQSIVCDQNSTSPDVASLSTPSTDNLVGDDDFTGLISMLVVRLLSKIQTQTDLYPTDVTRTSQDLIPKVIAAFCAWSGCSETQAYPKNLKSHKVYSTVYKHLLKEFGSEKILQLAVSTQDSTFNRILVKSLSKELLHSCNEASRAASRTSFEATRPEALLMAEDVKATRGKLSFLQRLARLKFNLKPFMMGNKKNSRHSESKDQTTAEEIMLAHPATFGLPEGLPSTSQQEKPRKRPLLIRMFSTISIGLSKPFKRFYLRHQQATHGLVLQTPTPMAQEKAGGHLLTHVPAISFETDSTVECTSKRTPEERERVKVKLANMALMGRIKSLGCEMPIMCDYRIDHFPLLKQQWERQGL, encoded by the exons atgacaacaagtgggacctccaatgctgcacAAGGCTTTGAGGCCAACATAGATGCTGAGGAAAGTTGTTTCGGTGTACCTCAGAGCATTGTTTGTGATCAGAATTCAACCAGCCCGGATGTTGCCTCGCTTTCAACCCCATCCACTGACAACTTAGTCGGTGATGATGACTTCACcggcctcatcagcatgttagtggtgagacttctgtcaaaaatccaaacccaaactgatctgtacccaactgacgtcacacgcacgtcacaagacctgattccaaaagttatagctgccttctgtgcatggtcaggctgctctgagacccaagcttatcccaagaacctgaagagtcacaaagtatacagcaccgtctacaaacatctgttgaaggagtttggctcagagaaaatactccaactggccgtgtcgactcaggactcCACTTTCAATAGGATTCTTGTGAAGTCATTGAGCAAGGAGCTTCTCCACAGTTGTAACGAGGCATCAAGAGCAGCCTCAAGAACATCTTTCGAAGCCACCAGGCCAGAAGCTCTTCTCATGGCTGAAGATGTGAAGGCTACCAGAGGGAAGCTGTCTTTCCTACAAAGGCTTGCCAGACTGAAATTCAACTTAAAG ccattcatgatgggaaacaagaagaattcccgccattctgaatccaaagaccagactactgctgaagagatcatgt TGGCACATCCTGCCACGTTTGGACTCCCAGAgggtcttccctccacctctcaacaggagaagcctcgcaaacgtccccttctaatcaggatgttttccaccatctccataggcctatccaagccattcaaacg CTTTTACCTTCGACATCAACAAGCGACGCACGGGCTGGTCCTGCAGACTCCCACGCCCATGGcccaggagaaggctgggggCCACCTGCTCACTCACGTCCCAGCCATCTCCTTTGAGACCGACTCTACTGTGGAGTGCACCTCCAAGAGGACTCCGGAAGAGAGGGAACGGGTGAAGGTTAAACTGGCCAACATGGCCTTGATGGGAAGGATCAAAAGTCTTGGCTGTGAAATGCCCATTATGTGTGATTATCGAATTGATCATTTTCCACTTTTGAAACAACAATGGGAAAGACAGGGTTTATAG